One window from the genome of Flavobacterium agricola encodes:
- the rmuC gene encoding DNA recombination protein RmuC, translated as MNTIFLLLIVGIIFLVLGYIVAKISEKRQNKIEIDAIKANYAQQERLFEHIIAENKNKITELETKNQQIQNAYHELDIAIHKKDTEFDLLLEQFKNKETEVLKLQEQFKAQFEVLAQQILDEKSMKFTEINEQKIKAILSPLNEKIQHFENKVIENQRVSTDYHGQLKAQIENLHKVSLKMNEETLNLTRALKSESKTQGNWGELILEKVLEKSGLEKGREYDTQAHFVTENNKHVYPDVVVYLPDGKSMIIDSKVSLTAYERYVNETNETLQQDFLKQHVQSINQHVETLSAKRYQDLLQDKSPDFVLLFMPIESAFASALNEQHNLYTKAFDKGIIIVTPTTLLATLRTIDSMWTNQKQQENALVIAKEAGALYDKFAGLLADLNNIGAKIKGLDKDYNLTINKLSEGNGNLIKRVERLKDLGAKTNKNLPEITPNRLL; from the coding sequence ATGAATACTATCTTTTTACTTCTAATTGTAGGAATCATTTTTTTAGTACTTGGATATATAGTCGCAAAAATTTCTGAAAAAAGACAAAATAAAATTGAAATTGATGCTATAAAAGCAAATTATGCCCAACAAGAAAGATTATTTGAACACATAATTGCTGAAAATAAAAACAAAATTACCGAGCTCGAAACTAAAAATCAACAAATACAAAACGCTTATCATGAATTGGATATTGCCATTCATAAAAAAGATACCGAATTTGATTTGTTATTGGAGCAGTTTAAAAATAAAGAAACCGAAGTTTTAAAATTACAAGAACAATTTAAAGCACAATTCGAAGTTTTAGCACAGCAAATTTTAGACGAGAAATCGATGAAGTTTACTGAAATTAACGAACAAAAAATAAAAGCTATTTTATCGCCCTTAAACGAAAAGATTCAACATTTTGAAAACAAAGTAATCGAAAATCAACGCGTAAGCACCGATTATCACGGACAATTAAAAGCACAAATTGAAAACTTACATAAAGTAAGTTTAAAAATGAATGAAGAAACTTTAAACTTAACCCGTGCTTTAAAATCAGAATCTAAAACACAAGGTAATTGGGGCGAATTAATTTTAGAGAAGGTTTTAGAAAAATCAGGCTTAGAAAAAGGCCGTGAATACGATACGCAAGCACATTTTGTTACCGAAAACAACAAGCACGTTTATCCGGATGTGGTGGTTTATTTACCTGACGGAAAATCTATGATTATAGATTCTAAAGTTTCACTTACCGCATACGAACGTTATGTAAACGAAACAAACGAAACCTTACAACAAGATTTTTTAAAACAGCACGTACAATCTATTAACCAACATGTAGAAACGTTAAGCGCTAAACGTTATCAGGATTTATTACAAGATAAATCGCCTGATTTTGTTTTACTTTTTATGCCGATTGAAAGTGCTTTTGCAAGCGCCCTAAACGAGCAACATAATTTATACACCAAAGCTTTTGATAAGGGCATTATTATTGTGACTCCAACAACTTTACTTGCCACATTACGTACCATTGACAGCATGTGGACCAACCAAAAACAACAAGAAAACGCCTTAGTTATTGCTAAAGAAGCAGGGGCACTTTACGATAAATTTGCAGGTTTATTAGCAGATCTAAATAATATTGGTGCTAAAATAAAAGGTTTAGATAAAGATTATAACTTGACCATTAATAAACTTTCTGAAGGAAACGGTAATCTTATAAAACGGGTAGAACGTTTAAAAGATTTAGGAGCCAAAACCAATAAAAACCTACCCGAAATTACACCCAACCGCTTACTATAA
- a CDS encoding NAD(P)/FAD-dependent oxidoreductase, which translates to MPTEVQIQVSPEVAASPLLLKDFLAKLTRVSPSEIKHFSILKRSIDARQRAIKINLKVVVFFTDDEIVEQEITLPNYKDVRLAPEAIVVGAGPAGYFAALQLIELGVKPIVLERGKDVRARRRDLKAINQEHIVNPESNYCFGEGGAGTYSDGKLYTRSKKRGDVNRALEVLVAFGASKEILVDAHPHIGTNKLPGIMAAMREKIIEFGGQVLFETKLVDFIIKGNQIEGVVLENGDKIAAKKVILATGHSARDIYELLDRKQVLIEAKPFALGVRAEHPQTLIDSIQYSCDFRGEFLPPAPYSIVKQVNGRGMYSFCMCPGGIIAPCATAPGEVVTNGWSPSKRDQPTANSGIVVELRLEDFKPFAKHGALAGMEFQKAIEQQAFKIAGSTQRVPAQRMVDFSKKIVSAEIPKTSYVPGTTSIELGEVFPGFLTETMRQGFVEFGKSMKGYFTNEAILHAPESRTSSPVRIPRDDFSLEHPQIKGLYPCAEGAGYAGGIISAAIDGEKCAIKLAQSLLT; encoded by the coding sequence ATGCCCACAGAAGTTCAAATACAAGTTTCGCCCGAAGTTGCTGCGTCGCCGTTATTGCTAAAAGATTTTTTAGCCAAGTTAACACGCGTAAGCCCGAGCGAAATAAAACATTTTAGTATTTTAAAACGATCAATTGATGCACGTCAGCGTGCAATTAAAATCAATCTTAAAGTTGTTGTTTTTTTTACTGACGACGAAATTGTTGAGCAAGAAATTACCTTGCCTAATTATAAAGATGTACGTTTGGCTCCCGAAGCTATTGTAGTTGGTGCTGGCCCAGCTGGTTATTTTGCTGCGTTACAGCTGATTGAATTGGGCGTAAAACCGATTGTTTTAGAACGTGGTAAAGATGTGCGTGCGCGCCGCCGCGATTTAAAAGCAATTAATCAGGAACATATTGTAAATCCTGAATCTAATTATTGTTTTGGAGAAGGCGGAGCCGGAACTTATTCTGACGGCAAGCTGTACACGCGTTCAAAAAAACGTGGTGATGTAAATCGTGCTTTAGAAGTTTTAGTTGCATTTGGAGCATCTAAAGAAATTTTGGTTGATGCACATCCGCATATTGGTACCAATAAATTGCCAGGAATTATGGCAGCTATGCGCGAAAAAATTATTGAATTTGGCGGACAAGTTTTGTTTGAAACCAAATTGGTTGATTTTATTATTAAAGGAAATCAAATAGAAGGCGTTGTACTTGAAAATGGAGATAAAATTGCAGCTAAAAAAGTAATTTTAGCCACCGGACATTCGGCGCGTGATATTTATGAATTGTTAGATAGAAAACAAGTTTTAATAGAAGCAAAACCTTTTGCTTTAGGTGTTCGCGCCGAACATCCACAAACCTTAATCGATAGCATACAATATTCGTGCGATTTTAGAGGAGAATTTTTACCTCCAGCACCATATTCTATCGTAAAGCAAGTTAATGGGCGTGGAATGTATTCGTTTTGTATGTGCCCGGGCGGAATTATTGCGCCTTGTGCTACAGCACCTGGAGAAGTTGTTACCAACGGTTGGTCGCCCTCTAAACGAGATCAGCCAACAGCAAACTCTGGAATTGTAGTAGAATTGCGCTTGGAAGATTTTAAACCGTTTGCAAAACACGGTGCCTTAGCTGGAATGGAATTTCAGAAAGCGATAGAACAGCAAGCATTTAAAATTGCCGGCTCAACCCAACGTGTACCAGCGCAACGCATGGTAGATTTTTCTAAAAAAATTGTTTCGGCAGAAATTCCTAAAACATCATATGTTCCAGGAACAACTTCTATAGAATTAGGCGAGGTTTTTCCTGGTTTTTTAACTGAAACCATGCGTCAAGGTTTTGTTGAATTTGGTAAATCTATGAAAGGATATTTTACAAACGAAGCTATTTTGCATGCGCCAGAAAGTAGAACATCATCGCCGGTGCGTATTCCGCGTGATGATTTTAGTTTAGAACATCCGCAAATTAAAGGTTTATATCCGTGTGCCGAAGGAGCAGGATATGCCGGCGGAATTATATCGGCTGCTATTGATGGTGAAAAATGTGCTATAAAATTGGCTCAAAGTTTATTAACATAA
- a CDS encoding DMT family transporter, whose amino-acid sequence MAYLYLALAILFEVLGSSFIKASDGFTKWIPTLVVIVTYVIAFYFLSLCLKTIPLSIAYAIWSGVGIVLTVLISVYIFKQKIDLPAIIGIVFILIGVIIINYFSKATQ is encoded by the coding sequence ATGGCATATCTTTATTTGGCTTTAGCAATTCTGTTTGAAGTACTTGGATCAAGCTTTATAAAAGCTTCTGACGGTTTTACCAAATGGATTCCGACATTGGTGGTAATTGTTACCTATGTTATTGCCTTTTATTTTTTATCGTTATGTTTAAAAACAATTCCGTTAAGCATTGCTTATGCTATTTGGTCGGGGGTTGGTATTGTTCTTACCGTTTTAATTTCGGTTTATATTTTTAAACAAAAAATAGATTTACCCGCCATTATTGGTATTGTTTTTATTTTAATTGGAGTTATTATTATCAACTATTTTTCTAAAGCTACTCAGTAA
- a CDS encoding RecQ family ATP-dependent DNA helicase → MKPLEIDLYKELKKYFGFNQFKGLQEGVVNSIISGQNTFVIMPTGGGKSLCYQLPALVLDGTAIVVSPLIALMKNQVDAIRSLSSEIGVAHVLNSSLTKTEVTQVKKDITSGLTKLLYVAPESLTKDEYVQFLREINISFVAIDEAHCISEWGHDFRPEYRNLRQIIKQLGTNIPIIGLTATATPKVQEDILKNLEIPDANIFKASFNRPNLYYEIRPKTKNVESDIIRFIKQNSGKSGVIYCLSRKKVEEITHVLQVNGISAVAYHAGLDAKTRAKHQDMFLMEDVDVVVATIAFGMGIDKPDVRFVIHHDIPKSLESYYQETGRAGRDGGEGHCLAFYSYKDVEKLEKFMSGKPVAEQEIGFALLQEVVAFAETSMSRRKFLLHYFGEEFDEVDGDGADMDDNIRNPKTKVEAKDDVVKLLTIIQDTKQVYKAKEVVFTLIGKVNALIKAHKADLQPLFGSGKDKDEKYWMALLRQVLVQGYLLKEIETYGVIRLSEKGKQFLQQPVSFLMTEDHDFSDSDDDTIVTQSKSNTVTDEALRAMLLDLRKKVAKKLGVPPFVVFQEPSIEDMALKYPITIEELGNIHGVGEGKAKKYGQDFIALIAKYVDENDIVRPDDLIVKSTGANSALKLFIIQSIDRKLALTDIAKAKGLDMDALLKELEQIVYSGTKLNIKYWVDDILDEDQQEEIHDYFMESESDKISLALDEFDGDFDTEELRLMRIQFISDVAN, encoded by the coding sequence ATGAAACCACTCGAAATAGATTTATACAAAGAGTTAAAAAAATATTTTGGTTTTAACCAGTTTAAAGGCTTACAAGAAGGTGTTGTGAACAGTATAATTTCTGGACAAAACACGTTTGTTATTATGCCTACTGGTGGCGGAAAATCATTGTGTTACCAATTACCTGCTTTGGTGTTAGATGGTACTGCAATTGTTGTTTCGCCTTTAATTGCATTAATGAAAAACCAAGTAGATGCCATTCGTAGTTTATCTTCCGAAATTGGTGTGGCTCACGTATTAAATTCCTCATTAACAAAAACAGAAGTTACGCAGGTTAAAAAAGATATAACCTCTGGATTAACTAAGCTTTTGTACGTAGCTCCAGAATCTTTAACTAAAGATGAGTACGTGCAGTTTTTGCGTGAAATAAACATTTCGTTTGTTGCCATTGACGAGGCACATTGTATTTCTGAATGGGGACACGATTTCCGCCCAGAATATCGCAACTTGCGCCAAATTATTAAGCAATTAGGTACTAATATTCCAATCATTGGTTTAACTGCTACAGCTACGCCAAAGGTGCAAGAAGATATATTAAAAAACCTTGAAATTCCGGATGCAAATATTTTTAAAGCTTCGTTTAACCGACCAAATTTATATTACGAAATCCGTCCGAAAACTAAAAATGTAGAATCTGACATTATTCGTTTTATAAAACAAAATAGCGGTAAATCTGGAGTTATTTATTGTTTGTCACGTAAAAAAGTAGAAGAAATTACGCATGTTCTTCAGGTTAACGGCATTTCTGCGGTAGCTTATCATGCAGGTTTAGATGCTAAAACACGTGCCAAGCATCAGGATATGTTTTTAATGGAAGATGTTGATGTGGTGGTAGCAACCATTGCATTCGGAATGGGAATTGATAAGCCCGATGTGCGTTTTGTTATTCATCATGACATTCCAAAATCATTAGAAAGTTATTACCAAGAAACCGGTCGTGCCGGACGTGATGGTGGAGAAGGGCATTGTTTGGCTTTTTATTCGTACAAAGATGTCGAAAAGCTAGAGAAATTTATGTCTGGTAAACCAGTGGCCGAGCAAGAAATTGGTTTTGCCTTGTTGCAAGAAGTTGTTGCATTTGCCGAAACATCTATGTCGCGCCGTAAGTTTTTATTGCATTATTTTGGTGAAGAATTTGATGAAGTTGATGGCGATGGTGCCGATATGGACGATAACATTCGCAATCCCAAAACTAAAGTTGAAGCCAAAGATGATGTGGTTAAACTTTTAACCATAATTCAAGATACCAAACAAGTTTACAAAGCCAAAGAAGTTGTTTTTACGCTTATTGGTAAAGTAAATGCCTTAATAAAAGCCCATAAAGCAGATCTACAACCGCTTTTTGGATCTGGAAAAGATAAAGACGAAAAATATTGGATGGCCTTATTGCGCCAAGTTTTAGTACAAGGTTATTTACTTAAAGAAATTGAAACCTACGGAGTTATTCGTTTATCTGAAAAAGGAAAACAATTTTTACAACAGCCGGTATCATTTTTAATGACCGAAGATCATGATTTTTCTGATTCAGACGATGATACGATTGTAACTCAATCTAAATCCAATACCGTTACCGACGAAGCTTTAAGAGCAATGCTGTTAGATTTACGTAAAAAAGTCGCAAAAAAATTAGGCGTTCCTCCTTTTGTGGTTTTTCAAGAACCGTCAATCGAGGATATGGCTTTAAAATATCCAATTACGATTGAAGAATTAGGAAACATTCATGGCGTTGGCGAAGGAAAAGCAAAAAAATACGGACAAGACTTTATTGCTTTAATAGCTAAATATGTAGATGAAAATGATATTGTGCGTCCTGACGATTTAATTGTAAAATCAACCGGAGCAAATTCAGCTTTAAAGCTGTTTATCATTCAATCTATTGACCGCAAGTTGGCCTTAACCGATATTGCTAAAGCAAAAGGATTAGATATGGATGCCTTGCTTAAAGAATTAGAACAAATTGTTTATTCTGGCACCAAGCTTAATATTAAATATTGGGTTGATGATATTTTAGATGAAGATCAACAAGAAGAAATTCATGATTATTTTATGGAATCAGAATCAGATAAAATTTCATTAGCATTAGATGAGTTTGATGGTGATTTTGATACCGAAGAATTGCGATTGATGCGCATTCAATTTATATCGGATGTAGCAAACTAA